The segment CTTCGAAAACCTCAATTTATTACCACCACATTTATACAGAGGCTTTAATAACCCCTATGACTTGCATATGGTCTAACCTAAACAGATTCAAGGACGAACCCATGTACATAGAGCGACCTCCTCCATCTGAAGACAACATTTCTGCGCAACCACAGGACACTCCGCTAGCAGAAAAAACAGTTGCCGAATTAAATGCCATAGATCCATATGAATTCCCGGTACACTTTACATGAGTTGTTCACAAAACTTTTGCATATTTCATAATATAAGATTGCTTATATTTTTTATCTAACCTATGGTAGGATGAGGGGTACAAATGCACGGTGACAGTGACACATATTCCAGACAATATTAGCTGGTGGTATATGTCCTGCAAACCATGCAAGAAAAAGATggatccacaagctgctggtGGATATAGGTGCCCAAAATGTTATGGAACAAATGCTTTGCCTAGGTACGAAACACTCACAGAGGTACTATGATATATTCTCTTGCCATTTGCCAGTTACTGACAAACATATACTGCACAAACTTTTGGCTATCTCAAATACACAGGTATCTGTTAAACTTCTTTGCCGAGGATGAAACAGCCGAAGCCAGTTTTTTTGCATATGATGACGTGGCCAAATTAATGGTTCTCAAAGACTGCGACCTAATCTTGAACCCCTTGAAAGTAGCATCTGGACTATCACTGCCACTGCAATCCATTATTTCAAAAAAATTCACCTTCTCCATTAACCTTACTGAAGACTCATTCAGCACCAGATCCAAGAGACAATATCTGGTAAAACATATTCTGGAACGATCAGATAGGCGACAATCTGCATTGTACCTTACTGGATCTGGAAGCAACACACAGCCTGCTCTAACTATATCTACCACATCTGCACGACCACAGACTTCGATTCAGATACCGGACACTCCACAGATTAACCAAGAGGTCCTTCAGATTGCTGGCACCAGTGAATCCGTATGctaaatatatatctttgccACTTTCTATTTATCGTTTTCTATCTGCCTACAAATTTAACTGACTTATTTTACCATATTTGTTTATAGACACCTGCTCCAATCATTGATTCAGAGAAAACACCTACTAAAGATCATAAGAATGAGTAAGTATAATTACACAAGATAACTACCAATTTATGTATAGTTACTTACACTTGCAAGCAAAGTTCTTATGCACCGTTTACTGCATAATTTGTATATATTTCAGATCATCGGTGCCCGTGACAACTGCCCGTAAAAGATTATTTGAAGAAGAAAATGTTATTGACAAAGTAATATTGCTAACGCTTTCTACTTTATATTTCTAAAAACTACACAGCCTACATAAATTTTTTCCATTTATTATAGACTTCATGATGCCTAAATTGGTTTACATTATTATTCTCTTTACTCAGGAAAGTACAGGTGCTCAGGATCTAGATGCACAGACTGCGGGTGGAGACAATCTCATGGATCTAACtgatccaccaccaccagcaaAAACAAAAAGGTAAGAATCTGCAGCTCAGATAACACATGTAAATAATCCAATAATACAGAGTAAAATATAGTGCATATAACTAAAATACATATGTACATTGAAAAAACAGGCCCAAATATAAGGCTCCCAAGTAACGAACCCGCTCTCATCCAACGTACATGGACAAATCAGGTTAGTTGACCATCATCAAGATACGTGTTCCCAGATACTTTTCCATATGATTGTTCGGCAAATGTAAACTAGATACTATGTCCAGGGCTTTTACAATTATATTGAAATACTATATATTTAACAAAGCTTTGCTTAACACCATGATTCATTTCAGAAAATAAATCTTCAAAGACGATGGGCAACAACCTTTTGTGCAAGATGGTACTTACACCCCTTAGAAGCATGTTGCTTTTTATCTGCAAGACAAGATTGTATCTATCAGCAGCTAATGCCAACAGGCAACTTTATTTTGCTACATAGTATGTTCGTTATGTAATAATGCTTTAGGATACTGTTATCTGAACAAAGACTGAGATTATGTACCTTTTTATGTATCCGTAATACTGATATGGTTACCTATTTGTGCATCTACAACAAGTACGCAAGTATAACCATTATGTTGTTCATGGTTCTGCACATGGTGCTCATATATATCATTGTAACAACTATACAACTAACGCCACTACATTATACCTCAAACTAAATAGGTTACTGATATCTGTGGTTTTAACGATTACACTTTAGTAAGAACAGGTTATTACCTTTCTATCGCCACTAATCAGTATTACATACAATAAAATAAGAACATAGTTATTTCAAGTGACAACTTCACCGTCCCACTAAAACGATGGCACACAAATATTAGGCCCATACTGCTCCaaatagcaaaaaaaaatataggccGCCGGCCCAGTTTCGTGGTGTTCTATGTATATACAACCTACCCGTAGTCACCAAAAGCCCACACAACGCTTCTCACCATCGTTCCAGAAGCAGATTACCGTCCCGATCCTTCGCACCATGCCTCCGCCAGTCCGCCGTCACGAAGCATCCTACAATGAAGCTCCATGAAAATCTAGATCTACTTCTTCCTCCaacccctccctctccctctcctcacAAGAACTCCCAATAACGGCAGCTATCGAACACACTTTGATTGCGTCGGGTCACCTGCGCTCCCCATCGCACTGCCGGTGTGCTCAGCCAACATATGGGCGACGAATCTCATACTTAAAACCGTAGGTATTTACCTCTGTTCTTCTCTATTTTTGTCCATCCATTGATTTATTCCTTAATCCAGAAACAATTTTATAATCAATATATGATAGACGCATGACATTTGTCACTATCTGGATATTTATCCCATCAATTTTAAATAGTAACATACCTAAAACAGAAGAAAAAGATACAAATGCCTGTATAAATGCATAGCCAATAATATTGTATTTAACACATATATGGTTCTAACATGGTTTCCCATCACATTGCAGCCAGTTTAGCTAAACATAATCGGTGCTAATGGAGATCCCAGAAATTAATGAAGGTGCATGTTCTGACCCCTCTTACTATTTTGAAGATACAATTTCCATTACAAATTAGCTTCCAATTTATGGTTACAGTTAAAACAAAACATATATTTATTGTTTCAGAAATATACTGGCAGTATGCAGTCATCTCGAGGCCAAAAAAGGTTTTCAGAACAGAACCTAAACAGGTGGCCAAAGAAATTGTAAATGCAATAAGAAGTCAGCTAGGATTGTACATCATCGCCTCTGACATAACATATAGACGACCTAATTTCATCATCTATCTCAACAATTCTCATCCACAAAGACAAGTAGTGGCCGCATCACCTATACGTACAAGGAATTTTCAGATACAAATCGTACCATGGTCAAGAGAACACGAACTAACCCAGCTACCTTGGATTACAGGTATAATTACAATACAACAGTACATTATCACCATATCTCCTATCAACTTTACTGGCAAATTCTAACTTTTTCCTACTATTATTCACACATATCCAACTGATCAGATGGTCTAAAAATCTGCATCGACCCACTCACAATACTTCCTGTACCATCGCAATCCACAATACAACCAGGTAAACTATacattatttattttgtttaccaccttctacAACATGTTTATTCCTAACTATGACAACCCATTTAGGAACCAAAGCTCTCAAAGACAGCTATGCCAGCATGATAAGCGGAGGCTATGAACTTAAGGCACCAGATTACAGCTACCTGATGATTTCTGAATTACGAGACTTCTACTATGAAAAGTTTGACATCTTCAAGGCAtgcaaacataaaactatccaggtacaacaacaactacaggaTTGTTTAGACCAGTATCTAAACCAAGGTACCACTATCTGCAACGCAATTCAGGCTACTGCAAATAGTACCATGGATGACAGATATAGATATCTTTCTGACTTTGCTGGTCATTTAAACCGTGCTGCAACCCATGCCTATATAAACCACAGCATTATAGGCGGACATATTAACTTAGTTCAAGCACAGCCTCACCAGCCTATGAACCTTAACGGTTTTAATAAGATTCCACCATTCCATGAGGTATGATTTGCTCATACATGAGGCTATATATTATTCACATAGTCCTGCCCATATATATGAGGTATACAAATTCCACAAAACTAACAAGCGTATAAATCATGCAGGTACCGGTCCCATCAACATATGTTACCCGACTAAGAGTTATACATGCTGCAGTTAGCAAAGCAGTGTATAAGGCACAAAGTATTATTACAACTGTTGAAACAGCAGCAGGACAGTTCGAAGCATTCATGACTAGACAAAGCCTGATACAGAAGTACAATGATCTTCCTCAGACAACTCCAGCGTCAATTGAAACACTTGCCATCTATTACTCACTAAAACAGATCACAAATGTCCTAGGATATCAAATTGTAGACCTCAACCATCCAACCTTGGCAGAACTAATTGCCAGCATCAATAACCTCAGTGTACACATGAGCCTGTTACAATGTTGTGTATCATATGTGAGAGAAGACATAAATCAGATCTATGAAACTTTCAATCACCTCTACAATGAATACGATATGGCATCTGATGAAATCAATGATATTACATACATACACGATGCTATGAAGCGGCTTGACGACACCATGACAGCTTACCACAGTCACATTATAAGTTCATCAGACGATTTCACATACTCAAAGGTAACAAATATAAAACTCCCTTTAATATTAATTATATGTATAAAAACACTGAAATATAACCGTCAATTCCTCACAAATACAGATCCAATTTCTCCGCACATATTTACATACCGAATCACCGAATGCCATCCCCGGTCGTTGGCTTCCAGCAGATAAACCAGGTAACTTTGAAATTTCTGATCTAGCATTGACTCATTTAAACATAAAAAATCCATAACACCCAATCTATAAATAGTTTCATTATACTTATGATTAACAACAGATCAGTTACTGCAGCAGATCCAAGATGAACAATAAACACCGTAACAGGCGAACAGGGAGCAGGTCTATGACGTCAGAGGACGATGAAATATCATGGTGTCTTAGCCATCTTATTAACTTGAACAATGCAGTGTCTCAGTCCAGTGTGTAATATATAACATAAACTCTTAGCTACGATTTCCCTCTCCATGTAAAAACAAAACTGTGCCGGACATATTATGTATAATATATGTTATCTATGCCTTAATACATATATTCAAGCAACATGTTCCCAttctattatatgttcactcgAACAGAGAAAATAGCTGTACAACCCATTTTtcgaaaatatataatataaacaCCTAAATTCTCCCTCTATACATCATTAATCTAACAAATTCGTTACCAATCAGAAGAGACCTAACATATACAGAGAACAAagaaataataaaacttaccAAAATTTAATTACACAAAAATACACACAAACCTATTAAAAATATCGTCGacaacaaataaataaggaaaaagACTCAACATTAGTATAGCCCCGGCTTACTTCATCAGATTAATAAAAAAATGAGTATCCCAAAAAAAAATCCATTTTTTTTATCCTTGCATCCTCAAAAATCTAACAACGTTTTCTATATTATTTTTCATATTGAACCTTACACCATATACATTAAAAAATTAAACATAAATTGAAATTAACTAATTAGACAATTCATAAACTATTTgtgaaaaaatattttaaaacctAATTATCCTACTATTACACAGcatttatcaaaaaaaaaatttaacaaCATTCACTTTACATAAAAATCTTCAAACTACACCACACCTTACTGTCCACATTCAATTTCCAAAAAAACAAATAAGCACACAGCAATTCAGACACGTTTAATAAAACAAATAccaaatttattttaaaatctgcAACATAATAGCTACCAAATACAGCAAAACGTAGTGACCTTTAGTATTATTAAAAGCAGTTTCCCCGTCCTCTCCTCCACACTTTACTACTACCACCTACCCCCTACCTCGTTCCCGTCGCTTCAGAAACCCACAAAACGGCGGCCATGGCTTCGGCGCAGTCTACCTCGACCATCTCCTCAACCTAAACTCAGCCACACACCTTCCTTCAGAAAATCACCTAACCTATTAGCAGCAACAGTCGACCCCTCGTCCTTTCCAACATCAACTCCATCGCCAATACAGCTAAGTCCATGGCGAACACCCTACTAAACTGAAGACGCCAGATTCACACCAGCTTCAATACGTCCAGGTAAAATCTCCTCCGATCTAATCTTAACAAACTACCTGATGTGCATTCGCATCCAATCCTGAAGAAATTTCCCTGATCTGTTGCTAAAACTTCACCTACTTTTAATTTAAATTACCTAATAACATAAATTTAGTCCATACTAATCTATAATATATTAAACCAACAATACACAAATTCTAttattttgtaattaatatataCACCAATACTAATCTTCCAACATGAACAGACCTCTGTTATTAGTCATAGTTGTACACAACTAGCTTACCAAGGTTACTGTTATATATTACCACTCTGTTTAAAAATACCAAAACTGCATACTGAACACTCCATAATAGTCATGCGCCACCCTAAATAGTCAATCCAGCACAAATAACAACAATACAATAGCATCGATTTAACAACCTCATCTATTTTACATATTAGCACACAGCAATATAATACACATATACTAACCAATATAAACCCAAACATTTTATTACatgtaaaaataaataattacattATTACTCGACAAAACAAACTAATAAATCCACAATTTACTGCAGATGGCGCAGCACCGGTTCCAGAACCTCAGAATCATCGATAAAACAGAGCTCAGAGACATCGATGCCACTATGTCCGGCAACACAGTCTTCGCAACAGTCCCGGATACTATCTCGGACACATTCAACCACTATGACCTCGCGGAGGCAATCCAACAACAGTTCCAGATAAACATCGAGGTAGAAGACATATCCAGGTATAACGAAGGTTACTTCTTACGCGTGCACACACAGCAGGCCAGAACAAACATGCTACACCGAGGCTTTATCATTGTTCGAAACTACCTCATTGGTCTGAGACCATGGAATCCAGAACATGGATCAACAGCAGTCTCCTTACAAACCGTGCTAACCTCTTGTCCACTCAACATACACCTAGCTACATACATACCCTTATCAGATCCATATGAACACCTAACCATTCACATTACCGGCGTACCACCGCATCTATGCTGCAACTCCCTCATACACAAACTGTTCCACAAAATCTGCATCATCCATTCAGTCAACTTTATATCTGCTACAACTGAATATGAGATTAGCGCCCGCGGAAGGGTAACAATGATCCCACAGACTGCTCATTTAGGAATTAGAAACCTGAGCGGACAGAGTGAGGTAATCAACATTTGGCAGTTATCTTACCAGACATTCACAGACGAAATGCTAGGCAGACAAACACCACCAGGAGACCGGCGATCTGACCTCTGCGGTAGCAAACTCCGTTACCAATACAATGCCAAAAAACATAGCAACCAAAGCATAACGATAATATTTCTTCTGACTTGAATTTACAGGATACTCAGACATCGACACAGAGCAACGACTGGAACTGGTTGACAGCAACGGAAATAACGAAGCAACCTCCCGACTCCAAGGTATACCAGAACAAACTCCTTTGAACACAGCCtttattcaaaaacaattaCTCTCAAATACTTAGAATCGTTCAATATCTTCATATCATAAATGACACAGAAAACATTACCCACAACAAATTCTGAAACACTGTCAACAATCTAATTTCCAAATACTCTTGCTGAAAACTGACACATACAACACATCTGTGCAGTCGCCTCCGATACTTCGACAATGGACACATCAGACAACAGTATTGAAGAATGAAAGTGAAGCCACAACAACAGGTCAAAACCCAGCTACGAACAAAAGAACCAAAATGGTCCACCAGACCATATAGACACTTACTAATCTATTTCGTATCTACCACGATGCTATGTTTGTAATCAGCAACCTATCAAACTTTCCTATGTGTACTCTATATGTCCCTTTACTAGATTAAGCCTTTCCATGTACACATAAAGGCCTACTAAAGACCATGTATCCCTAGCTTTATGCAGAAGTATGTTTACTTAACCCATGTGTAATATCTATGCTATTCGCTTCAAACAGACTGCTACAGAACGTTGAATGCTCAATTAGTAACTTCAAAATCAGTACCCCACATGCGCGCGAAGGCGCGCACCCGCAACTAGTATACATACATGACTCGGGTGTTTTCTCTCGTGTTCAGGTGTTCGTGTGTTCTTGTACCAGGCAAACGGCCTGACTGTGACTGAAAACTGAATTTCAAATGAATTTGTGCTACTGCAAATAAATTATGGAGGGAAATTGGGCTGCGCTCATACCCATAGCTGTCAGCCAATGCTAGTAATGGATATAAGCGATGGACCGGGTAAAGGTGTACGTCCTGCTTATCATCATGTGCTTGGACTGGTTGTCTAAAATTAAATCAAGGGCTAAACTTTGTATCACTTTCTTAGTTCACTTGTGTGATTTAATGAAATTATATTGTCTTTTACGAGGTTGGCTAAATTTTGGTCCACTTATTTCGAGCCTGAAAAGCTAAGTCAAAACTTGTTATTTG is part of the Sorghum bicolor cultivar BTx623 chromosome 10, Sorghum_bicolor_NCBIv3, whole genome shotgun sequence genome and harbors:
- the LOC8061961 gene encoding replication factor A protein 1 isoform X6; this encodes MQATYLGKLEKGRPKGFVCVRIIRKWTVKENMGQRVPLYVGLVLADARGDAMYAEIPQEIIHTLDPLLEVDNTYVISKFRVNPAKACYKPFSGHLMIEFTEFTSIKLSENVPPTFPKYIYALTSFDKIVPAQGPVPILTDILGYITKYTSATSVTPKGKERTSILREIFVKDMSDNELKITLWGDHAINFTIDHLNNQENPKAVIALFVGFIPRKWHSHYAEHKPYLSGSSGSNYYLNPDIQEALPFYKRFKDEPMYIERPPPSEDNISAQPQDTPLAEKTVAELNAIDPYEFPDEGYKCTVTVTHIPDNISWWYMSCKPCKKKMDPQAAGGYRCPKCYGTNALPRYLLNFFAEDETAEASFFAYDDVAKLMVLKDCDLILNPLKVASGLSLPLQSIISKKFTFSINLTEDSFSTRSKRQYLVKHILERSDRRQSALYLTGSGSNTQPALTISTTSARPQTSIQIPDTPQINQEVLQIAGTSESTPAPIIDSEKTPTKDHKNESSVPVTTARKRLFEEENVIDKESTGAQDLDAQTAGGDNLMDLTDPPPPAKTKRPKYKAPK
- the LOC8061961 gene encoding replication factor A protein 1 isoform X5, with protein sequence MFHILVSSPVYKLVLIWTEAYFLRLCTVLFRMQATYLGKLEKGRPKGFVCVRIIRKWTVKENMGQRVPLYVGLVLADARGDAMYAEIPQEIIHTLDPLLEVDNTYVISKFRVNPAKACYKPFSGHLMIEFTEFTSIKLSENVPPTFPKYIYALTSFDKIVPAQGPVPILTDILGYITKYTSATSVTPKGKERTSILREIFVKDMSDNELKITLWGDHAINFTIDHLNNQENPKAVIALFVGFIPRKWHSHYAEHKPYLSGSSGSNYYLNPDIQEALPFYKRFKDEPMYIERPPPSEDNISAQPQDTPLAEKTVAELNAIDPYEFPDEGYKCTVTVTHIPDNISWWYMSCKPCKKKMDPQAAGGYRCPKCYGTNALPRYLLNFFAEDETAEASFFAYDDVAKLMVLKDCDLILNPLKVASGLSLPLQSIISKKFTFSINLTEDSFSTRSKRQYLVKHILERSDRRQSALYLTGSGSNTQPALTISTTSARPQTSIQIPDTPQINQEVLQIAGTSESTPAPIIDSEKTPTKDHKNESSVPVTTARKRLFEEENVIDKESTGAQDLDAQTAGGDNLMDLTDPPPPAKTKRPKYKAPK
- the LOC110431324 gene encoding uncharacterized protein LOC110431324 isoform X4; translation: MEIPEINEEIYWQYAVISRPKKVFRTEPKQVAKEIVNAIRSQLGLYIIASDITYRRPNFIIYLNNSHPQRQVVAASPIRTRNFQIQIVPWSREHELTQLPWITDGLKICIDPLTILPVPSQSTIQPGTKALKDSYASMISGGYELKAPDYSYLMISELRDFYYEKFDIFKACKHKTIQVQQQLQDCLDQYLNQGTTICNAIQATANSTMDDRYRYLSDFAGHLNRAATHAYINHSIIGGHINLVQAQPHQPMNLNGFNKIPPFHEVPVPSTYVTRLRVIHAAVSKAVYKAQSIITTVETAAGQFEAFMTRQSLIQKYNDLPQTTPASIETLAIYYSLKQITNVLGYQIVDLNHPTLAELIASINNLSVHMSLLQCCVSYVREDINQIYETFNHLYNEYDMASDEINDITYIHDAMKRLDDTMTAYHSHIISSSDDFTYSKIQFLRTYLHTESPNAIPGRWLPADKPADPR
- the LOC110431324 gene encoding uncharacterized protein LOC110431324 isoform X3, which translates into the protein MEIPEINEEIYWQYAVISRPKKVFRTEPKQVAKEIVNAIRSQLGLYIIASDITYRRPNFIIYLNNSHPQRQVVAASPIRTRNFQIQIVPWSREHELTQLPWITDGLKICIDPLTILPVPSQSTIQPGTKALKDSYASMISGGYELKAPDYSYLMISELRDFYYEKFDIFKACKHKTIQVQQQLQDCLDQYLNQGTTICNAIQATANSTMDDRYRYLSDFAGHLNRAATHAYINHSIIGGHINLVQAQPHQPMNLNGFNKIPPFHEVPVPSTYVTRLRVIHAAVSKAVYKAQSIITTVETAAGQFEAFMTRQSLIQKYNDLPQTTPASIETLAIYYSLKQITNVLGYQIVDLNHPTLAELIASINNLSVHMSLLQCCVSYVREDINQIYETFNHLYNEYDMASDEINDITYIHDAMKRLDDTMTAYHSHIISSSDDFTYSKIQFLRTYLHTESPNAIPGRWLPADKPVTAADPR
- the LOC110431324 gene encoding uncharacterized protein LOC110431324 isoform X6, which encodes MEIPEINEEIYWQYAVISRPKKVFRTEPKQVAKEIVNAIRSQLGLYIIASDITYRRPNFIIYLNNSHPQRQVVAASPIRTRNFQIQIVPWSREHELTQLPWITDGLKICIDPLTILPVPSQSTIQPGTKALKDSYASMISGGYELKAPDYSYLMISELRDFYYEKFDIFKACKHKTIQVPVPSTYVTRLRVIHAAVSKAVYKAQSIITTVETAAGQFEAFMTRQSLIQKYNDLPQTTPASIETLAIYYSLKQITNVLGYQIVDLNHPTLAELIASINNLSVHMSLLQCCVSYVREDINQIYETFNHLYNEYDMASDEINDITYIHDAMKRLDDTMTAYHSHIISSSDDFTYSKIQFLRTYLHTESPNAIPGRWLPADKPADQLLQQIQDEQ
- the LOC110431324 gene encoding uncharacterized protein LOC110431324 isoform X2, translating into MEIPEINEEIYWQYAVISRPKKVFRTEPKQVAKEIVNAIRSQLGLYIIASDITYRRPNFIIYLNNSHPQRQVVAASPIRTRNFQIQIVPWSREHELTQLPWITDGLKICIDPLTILPVPSQSTIQPGTKALKDSYASMISGGYELKAPDYSYLMISELRDFYYEKFDIFKACKHKTIQVQQQLQDCLDQYLNQGTTICNAIQATANSTMDDRYRYLSDFAGHLNRAATHAYINHSIIGGHINLVQAQPHQPMNLNGFNKIPPFHEVPVPSTYVTRLRVIHAAVSKAVYKAQSIITTVETAAGQFEAFMTRQSLIQKYNDLPQTTPASIETLAIYYSLKQITNVLGYQIVDLNHPTLAELIASINNLSVHMSLLQCCVSYVREDINQIYETFNHLYNEYDMASDEINDITYIHDAMKRLDDTMTAYHSHIISSSDDFTYSKIQFLRTYLHTESPNAIPGRWLPADKPDQLLQQIQDEQ
- the LOC110431324 gene encoding uncharacterized protein LOC110431324 isoform X1; translated protein: MEIPEINEEIYWQYAVISRPKKVFRTEPKQVAKEIVNAIRSQLGLYIIASDITYRRPNFIIYLNNSHPQRQVVAASPIRTRNFQIQIVPWSREHELTQLPWITDGLKICIDPLTILPVPSQSTIQPGTKALKDSYASMISGGYELKAPDYSYLMISELRDFYYEKFDIFKACKHKTIQVQQQLQDCLDQYLNQGTTICNAIQATANSTMDDRYRYLSDFAGHLNRAATHAYINHSIIGGHINLVQAQPHQPMNLNGFNKIPPFHEVPVPSTYVTRLRVIHAAVSKAVYKAQSIITTVETAAGQFEAFMTRQSLIQKYNDLPQTTPASIETLAIYYSLKQITNVLGYQIVDLNHPTLAELIASINNLSVHMSLLQCCVSYVREDINQIYETFNHLYNEYDMASDEINDITYIHDAMKRLDDTMTAYHSHIISSSDDFTYSKIQFLRTYLHTESPNAIPGRWLPADKPADQLLQQIQDEQ
- the LOC110431324 gene encoding uncharacterized protein LOC110431324 isoform X5 — encoded protein: MEIPEINEEIYWQYAVISRPKKVFRTEPKQVAKEIVNAIRSQLGLYIIASDITYRRPNFIIYLNNSHPQRQVVAASPIRTRNFQIQIVPWSREHELTQLPWITDGLKICIDPLTILPVPSQSTIQPGTKALKDSYASMISGGYELKAPDYSYLMISELRDFYYEKFDIFKACKHKTIQVQQQLQDCLDQYLNQGTTICNAIQATANSTMDDRYRYLSDFAGHLNRAATHAYINHSIIGGHINLVQAQPHQPMNLNGFNKIPPFHEVPVPSTYVTRLRVIHAAVSKAVYKAQSIITTVETAAGQFEAFMTRQSLIQKYNDLPQTTPASIETLAIYYSLKQITNVLGYQIVDLNHPTLAELIASINNLSVHMSLLQCCVSYVREDINQIYETFNHLYNEYDMASDEINDITYIHDAMKRLDDTMTAYHSHIISSSDDFTYSKIQFLRTYLHTESPNAIPGRWLPADKPDPR
- the LOC110430865 gene encoding uncharacterized protein LOC110430865 isoform X1, encoding MAQHRFQNLRIIDKTELRDIDATMSGNTVFATVPDTISDTFNHYDLAEAIQQQFQINIEVEDISRYNEGYFLRVHTQQARTNMLHRGFIIVRNYLIGLRPWNPEHGSTAVSLQTVLTSCPLNIHLATYIPLSDPYEHLTIHITGVPPHLCCNSLIHKLFHKICIIHSVNFISATTEYEISARGRVTMIPQTAHLGIRNLSGQSEVINIWQLSYQTFTDEMLGRQTPPGDRRSDLCGYSDIDTEQRLELVDSNGNNEATSRLQVASDTSTMDTSDNSIEE
- the LOC110430865 gene encoding uncharacterized protein LOC110430865 isoform X2, whose translation is MAQHRFQNLRIIDKTELRDIDATMSGNTVFATVPDTISDTFNHYDLAEAIQQQFQINIEDTQTSTQSNDWNWLTATEITKQPPDSKSPPILRQWTHQTTVLKNESEATTTGQNPATNKRTKMVHQTI